The following proteins are co-located in the Blastopirellula marina genome:
- a CDS encoding ABC transporter ATP-binding protein: MSEPAIILDKLAKTFGSNEVLSDVSLTIAPGQTFALLGRNGAGKTTTIRILLGLIGATSGTARIGGLDPAQRPLEVRGKVGYLGEDQTMYPWMTPIELCRFLASFYPTWDAAWADQLLNRFELPRHARIGKLSKGQTVKLGLVAALAHRPSIVILDDPAMGLDPVARKEFNRHLVEHLQAEGSTVLYSSHLLDEVEAVADGIAILDRGQIVRSAGTDRLRDDIKRIVLPWDALAEISRPEQLLDLRRHEDRAVFVVADASTYLGQLDARQIEYDVVDLGLDEIFEAYVIGRTEGRPDASTPAEPVSV; this comes from the coding sequence ATGAGTGAGCCTGCGATCATTCTCGATAAACTGGCTAAGACTTTTGGATCGAATGAGGTTCTCAGCGACGTTTCGCTAACGATCGCCCCGGGGCAAACGTTTGCCTTGCTTGGTCGTAACGGCGCCGGGAAAACAACGACCATTCGTATTCTGCTGGGCCTGATCGGAGCAACTTCCGGAACGGCCCGCATCGGCGGACTCGATCCAGCCCAGCGGCCGCTTGAGGTTCGTGGCAAGGTCGGCTACCTGGGGGAAGATCAAACGATGTACCCCTGGATGACACCGATCGAACTTTGCCGGTTTCTCGCTTCCTTCTACCCTACCTGGGACGCGGCCTGGGCGGATCAATTGCTCAACCGATTCGAGTTGCCCCGGCATGCACGTATTGGCAAGCTCTCGAAGGGACAAACGGTGAAACTGGGGCTGGTCGCGGCGCTAGCCCATCGCCCGTCGATTGTCATCCTGGACGACCCGGCAATGGGGCTCGATCCGGTCGCTCGCAAGGAATTCAATCGGCATCTGGTCGAGCATCTTCAGGCCGAGGGCTCGACGGTGCTGTACAGTTCGCACCTACTGGACGAAGTGGAAGCGGTAGCCGATGGCATTGCGATTCTCGATCGTGGCCAGATTGTCCGCTCCGCTGGAACGGATCGGCTAAGGGACGATATCAAAAGGATTGTCCTTCCCTGGGATGCCTTGGCGGAAATTTCTCGACCTGAGCAACTGCTTGATCTACGGCGACATGAAGATCGAGCGGTCTTCGTGGTTGCGGACGCGTCAACCTACCTAGGTCAGCTTGACGCTCGGCAAATCGAGTATGACGTCGTCGACTTGGGCTTGGACGAGATCTTCGAGGCCTATGTCATCGGCCGCACCGAAGGCAGGCCCGATGCTTCTACGCCTGCCGAACCTGTTTCCGTTTAA
- a CDS encoding DUF421 domain-containing protein, which produces MDGTAEQLLTIVAATVVVYGAILYYTRLTGLRSFSKMSASDFAMTVAVGSLFASTAVSPEQQFGPGLVALATLFASQFAIAWARRKSSWFSRIVDNEPLLLMRNGRVLDENLNQAQVTRADLIAKLREANVWDLNQVAAVVFETTGDISVLHGNHSSDVSPQLLEDVSPGELGRSQA; this is translated from the coding sequence ATGGATGGGACGGCTGAGCAATTATTAACAATCGTCGCGGCCACCGTCGTGGTTTACGGGGCGATTCTATACTACACGCGTCTCACGGGGCTGCGGAGCTTCTCGAAGATGTCCGCCTCCGACTTCGCCATGACCGTGGCCGTTGGGTCGCTCTTTGCGTCCACCGCTGTTTCGCCTGAACAGCAATTCGGACCCGGCCTTGTGGCGTTAGCGACGTTGTTTGCGAGCCAATTCGCAATCGCTTGGGCACGGCGTAAATCATCCTGGTTTAGCCGCATCGTCGATAACGAACCTCTCCTATTGATGCGTAACGGACGAGTCTTGGATGAGAATCTCAACCAAGCCCAGGTCACCCGGGCCGACCTCATTGCCAAGTTGCGTGAGGCGAACGTATGGGATCTGAATCAAGTTGCGGCAGTTGTCTTTGAAACGACCGGCGACATCTCTGTCCTTCACGGAAATCATTCGAGTGACGTGAGCCCACAGCTACTGGAAGATGTGTCTCCAGGTGAACTCGGACGAAGCCAGGCGTAG
- a CDS encoding manganese catalase family protein, giving the protein MYHHVKKLMYTVQVDDPDPRFGSMLLEQFGGANGELAAALQYSVQGLNCEEAAVKDMLMDIGTEELSHLEVIGALARAHLKPLKEKGEAAEQDPLIAVVGGGGISLNNSQGNPWTADYLKVSGQLEVDLRSNMAAEARAKITYERLINFTDDPGSKDALKFLMTREITHLKAFGAALESLEKGPLEIGNMPIDEKWVNKYFNDSTGSGELGDDYEGPWNTGGDWEVVDNPAFNGSK; this is encoded by the coding sequence ATGTATCACCATGTAAAGAAATTGATGTATACCGTTCAGGTCGATGATCCTGATCCGCGATTCGGCAGCATGTTGCTCGAACAATTCGGTGGAGCGAACGGCGAACTGGCCGCTGCTCTTCAATACTCCGTGCAAGGGCTCAACTGCGAAGAAGCCGCCGTCAAAGATATGTTGATGGACATCGGTACCGAGGAACTGAGCCATCTAGAAGTAATCGGTGCCCTAGCCCGTGCCCATCTGAAGCCACTGAAGGAAAAGGGTGAAGCGGCGGAACAAGATCCGCTCATTGCCGTGGTAGGTGGTGGCGGGATCTCGCTCAACAACTCGCAAGGCAATCCGTGGACGGCCGACTACTTGAAAGTCTCTGGCCAGTTGGAGGTCGACTTGCGATCGAACATGGCCGCCGAAGCCAGGGCGAAGATCACCTACGAACGTTTGATCAACTTTACGGATGATCCTGGCTCGAAAGACGCGCTCAAGTTTCTGATGACGCGAGAGATTACTCATCTCAAGGCATTTGGTGCGGCGCTCGAAAGCTTGGAGAAAGGTCCGCTCGAAATTGGGAACATGCCCATTGATGAGAAGTGGGTGAACAAGTATTTCAACGATTCAACCGGATCAGGCGAACTAGGCGATGACTACGAGGGACCGTGGAACACTGGGGGCGACTGGGAGGTCGTAGATAACCCTGCCTTCAACGGCAGCAAATAG
- a CDS encoding alpha-amylase family glycosyl hydrolase: protein MTSPLGATLEDSGCRFRVWAPHAEEVSVLLQTGSTWDSTETPTRVALKKDQAGYWNGFADGVGPGQLYRYEIKNNGTFERIDPAARDTIHSELTRSNRGSHNASIVVTNEPYPWSKFDTPRFTNFLIYQFHCGSFAGRNDHLDKEIATFQDIETKLSYIRDLGFNAIEPLPVQEFAHTRSWGYNPAAFFAPESAYGRPVDLQHFVEEAHRHGLAVIFDVVYNHAGPSDNVLWQFDGWSDHSQGKDGGIYFEGGKWTDWGRGPAWWKQEVQDYFFQNACMYFDHYNADGLRFDVTTQIDGNHLAKVLGKLKKAYPDKYFIAEHLPASPWITTFGNFDASWLAKSHHEMQRALNGQSPIEKVKMFLGWDGFAHPWNLVKYTMGSHDDVGDDKNGNAKDGLTNWDARHRYFIDQFGGRDNWHARAKCRLAWALNVAMPGTPMMFMGGECHMGSPTVAWGYWHDGHDNHGDHRFDWDIAGDPIGIEMRRLVAAVNHVRWANPALRSDTLIITHEDDTNQVIAFKRWQDGNLILTIVNMSDTNFKDHSYGVATDQQYGRWSQVLCTQDKTFGGWDGAGNAFHEPYTQSDGRVYINLPKWSVVMLRLQAESP from the coding sequence ATGACATCTCCATTGGGTGCAACGCTTGAGGATAGTGGTTGTCGCTTTCGTGTGTGGGCACCGCATGCCGAGGAGGTCAGCGTGCTGTTGCAGACCGGCTCGACATGGGATTCTACCGAAACACCGACACGGGTTGCTTTAAAGAAAGATCAAGCAGGCTACTGGAATGGGTTTGCGGACGGGGTCGGCCCCGGCCAGTTGTACCGTTACGAGATTAAGAATAACGGCACCTTTGAACGAATCGATCCGGCGGCTCGGGATACGATTCATTCTGAGCTAACACGCAGTAACCGCGGTAGCCACAACGCTTCGATCGTGGTCACGAACGAGCCATACCCCTGGTCTAAATTCGATACTCCCCGCTTCACGAACTTCTTGATCTATCAGTTTCATTGCGGCAGCTTTGCTGGGCGAAACGATCACCTCGATAAAGAGATCGCCACCTTTCAAGATATTGAAACGAAATTGTCGTACATCCGTGATCTAGGTTTCAATGCTATCGAGCCACTGCCGGTTCAGGAGTTTGCTCATACCAGGTCATGGGGATACAACCCGGCAGCATTCTTCGCACCTGAGTCGGCTTACGGACGGCCGGTCGACCTGCAACATTTCGTTGAAGAGGCACATCGCCATGGCTTGGCGGTGATTTTTGACGTCGTCTACAACCACGCCGGTCCAAGCGACAATGTTCTTTGGCAGTTTGACGGCTGGTCCGATCACTCGCAAGGGAAGGATGGGGGCATCTACTTCGAAGGAGGCAAATGGACCGATTGGGGGCGCGGACCAGCGTGGTGGAAGCAAGAGGTTCAGGACTACTTCTTCCAGAATGCATGCATGTATTTCGATCACTACAACGCCGACGGCCTACGATTCGACGTCACCACGCAGATCGACGGCAACCACCTTGCTAAGGTCTTGGGGAAGTTGAAGAAGGCCTATCCCGACAAGTACTTCATTGCGGAACATTTACCGGCCAGCCCCTGGATTACCACGTTCGGTAACTTTGATGCCAGCTGGTTAGCCAAGTCCCATCATGAAATGCAGCGGGCATTGAACGGTCAGAGTCCGATCGAAAAGGTAAAGATGTTTCTCGGCTGGGACGGCTTCGCGCATCCGTGGAATCTAGTGAAGTACACGATGGGTTCGCACGACGATGTTGGTGACGACAAGAACGGCAATGCCAAAGATGGCCTTACGAACTGGGATGCCCGACATCGCTACTTCATCGATCAATTCGGCGGGCGTGACAATTGGCATGCCCGCGCCAAGTGCCGCTTGGCCTGGGCCTTGAATGTCGCGATGCCTGGTACCCCGATGATGTTCATGGGAGGCGAGTGCCATATGGGCTCGCCCACGGTGGCATGGGGATATTGGCACGACGGGCATGACAACCACGGCGATCATCGCTTCGATTGGGATATCGCTGGCGACCCGATCGGTATCGAAATGCGCCGCTTGGTCGCGGCTGTGAATCACGTGCGGTGGGCCAATCCAGCCCTACGAAGCGACACGCTAATCATCACGCATGAAGACGATACGAATCAGGTCATAGCGTTCAAGCGTTGGCAAGATGGCAATCTGATTCTGACCATTGTCAACATGAGTGATACGAACTTTAAGGATCACTCCTATGGCGTCGCCACCGACCAGCAGTACGGTCGGTGGTCGCAGGTGTTGTGCACGCAGGACAAAACGTTCGGCGGTTGGGATGGTGCCGGGAATGCCTTCCACGAACCATATACCCAGTCAGATGGGCGCGTTTATATTAATCTTCCGAAATGGAGCGTGGTGATGCTTCGTCTTCAGGCTGAGTCACCGTAG
- a CDS encoding GntR family transcriptional regulator: MYIRIERGAATPISRQIAEQVRAQCLAGLLPPGQCLPSVRQLAAELVVNVNTVVRVYEKLAAEGLVEMRHGEGTFVLPQSTNHQQAAELKQQREQFSREFQSMVRRGLLLGLNASDLRRELSAAVAEVKSHISPVKDEGKRS; encoded by the coding sequence ATGTACATTCGGATTGAACGAGGTGCGGCGACGCCTATTTCGCGGCAGATTGCTGAGCAGGTTCGGGCTCAGTGCTTGGCCGGACTGTTGCCGCCGGGGCAGTGTTTGCCTTCGGTGCGGCAGCTTGCGGCTGAGTTGGTCGTGAATGTGAACACGGTCGTCCGCGTTTACGAAAAGTTAGCCGCGGAAGGGTTGGTGGAGATGCGACATGGCGAAGGGACGTTTGTCTTGCCGCAGTCGACCAACCATCAGCAAGCAGCCGAACTGAAGCAGCAGCGCGAGCAGTTCTCGCGGGAGTTCCAATCGATGGTCCGTCGAGGGCTGTTGTTGGGGCTGAATGCCAGTGATCTGCGGCGTGAGCTTTCCGCAGCCGTGGCAGAAGTCAAATCGCATATTTCTCCAGTTAAGGATGAAGGGAAACGGTCATGA